The following proteins come from a genomic window of Kitasatospora sp. NBC_01246:
- a CDS encoding MBL fold metallo-hydrolase, with protein sequence MFIAGFPAGAWGTNCYLVAPAAGEECVIVDPGHQAARGVEELVREHRLKPVAVVLTHGHIDHVASVVPVCGARGVPAWIHPEDRYMMADPEKALGRSLGTQLMGELTVGEPDDVRELTDGSVLELAGLKLTVDHAPGHTKGSVTFRTPGAEDLPPVLFSGDLLFAGSIGRTDLPGGDGDAILRSLARVCLPLDDATVVLSGHGGQTTIGRERATNPYLRQAAGALGAPAFPRRGM encoded by the coding sequence TTGTTCATCGCCGGATTCCCCGCTGGAGCCTGGGGCACCAACTGCTACCTGGTCGCACCGGCCGCCGGCGAGGAGTGCGTCATCGTGGACCCGGGCCACCAGGCCGCCCGCGGCGTGGAGGAGCTGGTCCGCGAGCACCGGCTGAAGCCGGTCGCGGTGGTCCTCACCCACGGCCACATCGACCACGTCGCCTCGGTGGTCCCGGTCTGCGGCGCGCGCGGCGTCCCGGCCTGGATCCACCCCGAGGACCGCTACATGATGGCCGACCCGGAGAAGGCGCTCGGCCGCTCGCTCGGCACCCAGCTGATGGGCGAGCTCACCGTCGGCGAGCCCGACGACGTGCGCGAGCTCACCGACGGCAGCGTGCTGGAGCTGGCCGGCCTGAAGCTCACCGTCGACCACGCGCCCGGCCATACCAAGGGGTCGGTGACGTTCCGGACGCCCGGCGCCGAGGACCTCCCCCCGGTGCTGTTCTCGGGCGACCTGCTCTTCGCCGGCTCCATCGGGCGCACGGACCTCCCGGGCGGGGACGGCGACGCGATCCTGCGGTCGCTGGCCCGGGTGTGCCTGCCCCTCGACGACGCGACCGTGGTCCTCTCCGGCCACGGCGGACAGACCACCATCGGCCGCGAGCGCGCCACCAACCCCTACCTCCGACAGGCGGCGGGAGCGCTCGGCGCTCCGGCCTTCCCGCGACGAGGAATGTGA
- a CDS encoding peptidylprolyl isomerase, translated as MVSSEQRRRQLAREKYERQAKRRAEMHAARRRRNTILGSALAVVVLAGGGVLVGTGAFTSDDKKDTAAAPPTAPTAPTATDEPTTPTRTPVEGCADPAPGAPNGKQWKAEPAMSVDAAGKYTATLDTNCGKVTLSLDAAKAPHTVNSFAFLAGEQYFDHTKCHRLTTGGIFVLQCGDPTASATNPGGTGGPGYKFADENLTGATYPAGTLAMANSGPGTNGSQFFLVYKDTQLGPNYTPFGKITGGLDVLQKIAAAGTLEGGTDGHPMADVTLNSVTAAKG; from the coding sequence GTGGTCAGCAGCGAACAGCGGCGGCGGCAGCTCGCCCGCGAGAAGTACGAGCGCCAGGCGAAGCGCCGGGCCGAGATGCACGCCGCGCGCCGGCGTCGCAACACGATCCTCGGCAGCGCGCTCGCCGTGGTGGTGCTGGCGGGCGGCGGTGTCCTGGTGGGCACGGGTGCCTTCACCTCGGACGACAAGAAGGACACCGCGGCGGCGCCGCCGACCGCGCCGACCGCGCCGACCGCCACCGACGAGCCCACCACCCCGACCCGCACGCCGGTCGAGGGCTGCGCGGACCCGGCGCCGGGCGCGCCGAACGGCAAGCAGTGGAAGGCCGAGCCGGCCATGAGCGTCGACGCCGCCGGCAAGTACACGGCGACGCTGGACACCAACTGCGGCAAGGTGACGCTCTCGCTGGACGCGGCCAAGGCGCCGCACACGGTGAACTCCTTCGCCTTCCTGGCCGGCGAGCAGTACTTCGACCACACCAAGTGCCACCGGCTGACCACCGGCGGCATCTTCGTGCTGCAGTGCGGCGACCCGACCGCCAGCGCGACCAACCCTGGCGGCACCGGCGGTCCCGGCTACAAGTTCGCCGACGAGAACCTGACCGGCGCGACGTACCCGGCGGGCACCCTGGCGATGGCCAACTCCGGCCCGGGCACCAACGGGAGCCAGTTCTTCCTGGTCTACAAGGACACCCAGCTCGGCCCGAACTACACCCCGTTCGGCAAGATCACCGGCGGTCTGGACGTGCTCCAGAAGATCGCCGCCGCGGGCACCCTGGAGGGCGGGACGGACGGTCACCCGATGGCCGACGTCACCCTCAACTCGGTGACCGCCGCGAAGGGTTGA
- a CDS encoding DUF349 domain-containing protein, with amino-acid sequence MSSDPWGRVDEQGTVYVRTADGERVVGSWQAGSPEEALAYFERKYQGIEVEIGLLEKRVRTTDLAAKDAQTALDHLRAQVTEGHAVGDLDALAKRLDTLAGDIESRREERKAARAKAQDETRTAKEELVAEAERLAESTQWREAGDRLRALVDTWKGLPRLDRKSDDELWHRFSHARSVFSKHRKAHFATLDAERDQARATKERLVSEAEALSSSTEWGETAASYRDLMARWKAAGRAQRDIEDELWARFRGAQDVFFQARSAVFSERDAEQVGNQKLKEALAAEAEAILPITDLKAAKAALRDVNERWEAIGHVPRDARPKLDARLNTVERAIREAEDSEWKRSNPEAKARAAGMVGLFEAKAEKIQADLDKARAAGNASKVAKLESELAGVQTLLEQAHRSQEEFSG; translated from the coding sequence ATGAGCAGCGACCCGTGGGGCCGTGTCGACGAGCAGGGCACGGTCTACGTCAGGACGGCCGACGGCGAACGCGTCGTGGGTTCCTGGCAGGCCGGCTCGCCCGAGGAGGCTCTCGCCTACTTCGAGCGCAAGTACCAGGGCATCGAGGTGGAGATCGGCCTGCTGGAGAAGCGGGTGCGCACCACCGACCTGGCCGCCAAGGACGCCCAGACCGCGCTGGACCACCTGCGCGCGCAGGTGACCGAGGGGCACGCGGTCGGCGACCTGGACGCGCTGGCCAAGCGGCTGGACACGCTCGCCGGTGATATCGAGAGCCGCCGCGAGGAGCGCAAGGCGGCCCGCGCCAAGGCCCAGGACGAGACCCGTACGGCCAAGGAGGAGCTGGTCGCCGAGGCCGAGCGGCTCGCCGAGTCCACCCAGTGGCGGGAGGCCGGGGACCGGCTGCGCGCGCTGGTGGACACCTGGAAGGGCCTGCCCCGGCTGGACCGCAAGAGCGACGACGAGCTGTGGCACCGGTTCTCGCACGCCCGCTCGGTCTTCTCGAAGCACCGCAAGGCCCACTTCGCGACCCTGGACGCCGAGCGCGACCAGGCCCGGGCCACCAAGGAGCGGCTGGTCAGCGAGGCCGAGGCGCTCTCCTCCTCCACCGAGTGGGGCGAGACCGCGGCCAGCTACCGCGACCTGATGGCGCGCTGGAAGGCCGCCGGGCGCGCCCAGCGGGACATCGAGGACGAGCTGTGGGCGCGTTTCCGCGGCGCCCAGGACGTCTTCTTCCAGGCCCGGTCCGCGGTGTTCAGCGAGCGCGACGCCGAGCAGGTCGGCAACCAGAAGCTCAAGGAGGCGCTGGCGGCCGAGGCCGAGGCGATCCTGCCGATCACCGACCTGAAGGCCGCCAAGGCCGCCCTGCGGGACGTCAACGAGCGCTGGGAGGCGATCGGGCACGTGCCGCGCGACGCCCGCCCGAAGCTGGACGCCCGGCTGAACACCGTCGAGCGGGCGATCCGCGAGGCCGAGGACAGCGAGTGGAAGCGCTCGAACCCGGAGGCCAAGGCCCGCGCCGCCGGCATGGTCGGCCTCTTCGAGGCCAAGGCCGAGAAGATCCAGGCCGACCTGGACAAGGCCCGTGCCGCCGGCAACGCGAGCAAGGTCGCCAAGCTGGAGTCCGAGCTGGCGGGTGTGCAGACCCTGCTGGAGCAGGCGCACCGCAGCCAGGAGGAGTTCAGCGGCTGA
- a CDS encoding RelA/SpoT family protein yields the protein MVRAARGAGPVPRGVSLPDEVVPTAEAAAPENRPTPSGATPARPAPTSSRPVAPASRPSSSGGMRARLARLGGQRSSVLNPVLEPLFRSIRANDPKADPVLLRDIEKAYAVAEKWHRGQKRKSGDPYITHPLAVATILAELGMDAATLMAGLLHDTVEDTDYGLETLRKDFGDSVALLVDGVTKLDRVKFGEAAQAETVRKMVVAMAKDPRVLVIKLADRLHNMRTMRYLKREKQEKKARETLEIYAPLAHRLGMNTIKWELEDLAFAILYPKMYDEIVRLVAERAPKRDEYLATVIDQVQGDLRGARITASVTGRPKHYYSVYQKMIVRGRDFAEIYDLVGIRVLVDTVRDCYAALGTIHARWNPVPGRFKDYIAMPKFNMYQSLHTTVIGPGGKPVELQIRTFDMHRRAEYGIAAHWKYKQRAVAGASKVRTDTPTQTRKDDKAGAVNEMAWLRQLLDWQKETEDPSEFLESLRFDLSNNEVFVFTPKGDVIALPAGATPVDFAFAVHTEVGYRCIGARVNGRLVPLESTLENGDSVEVFTSKAENAGPSRDWLGFVKSPRARNKIRAWFSKERREEAIEHGKEAIARAMRKQGLPIQRILTGDSLVTLAHEMRYPDISSLYAAIGEGHVAAQNIVQKLVQALGGEEGATEDLAETATPTHDNRRAVRRRAKGDPGVIVKGVEDVWVKLSRCCTPVPGDPIVGFVTRGNGVSVHRADCVNVEALSQQPERMIEVEWAATQSSVFLVAIQVEALDRSRLLSDVTRVLSDQHVNILSAAVQTSRDRVAMSRFTFEMGDPKHLGHVLKAVRGVEGVYDVYRVTSARK from the coding sequence ATGGTGCGAGCCGCACGAGGGGCCGGCCCGGTGCCCCGAGGAGTGTCCTTGCCCGACGAGGTTGTGCCCACGGCCGAAGCGGCCGCCCCCGAAAACCGTCCCACGCCCTCGGGGGCCACCCCGGCACGCCCGGCGCCGACCTCCTCCCGCCCGGTGGCTCCCGCGAGCCGTCCGTCCTCCTCCGGGGGCATGCGCGCCCGGCTGGCCCGCCTCGGCGGCCAGCGCTCCAGCGTGCTCAACCCCGTCCTGGAGCCGCTGTTCCGCTCGATCCGGGCCAACGACCCCAAGGCCGACCCGGTCCTGCTGCGGGACATCGAGAAGGCGTACGCCGTCGCGGAGAAGTGGCACCGCGGGCAGAAGCGCAAGAGCGGCGACCCGTACATCACCCACCCGCTGGCGGTGGCGACCATCCTGGCCGAGCTGGGCATGGACGCCGCGACCCTGATGGCCGGCCTGCTGCACGACACCGTCGAGGACACCGACTACGGCCTGGAGACCCTGCGCAAGGACTTCGGCGACTCGGTGGCCCTGCTGGTCGACGGCGTCACCAAGCTGGACCGGGTGAAGTTCGGCGAGGCCGCGCAGGCCGAGACCGTCCGCAAGATGGTCGTCGCGATGGCCAAGGACCCGCGCGTCCTGGTGATCAAGCTCGCGGACCGGCTGCACAACATGCGCACCATGCGCTACCTCAAGCGGGAGAAGCAGGAGAAGAAGGCCCGCGAGACGCTGGAGATCTACGCCCCGCTGGCGCACCGGCTGGGCATGAACACCATCAAGTGGGAGCTGGAGGACCTCGCCTTCGCGATCCTCTACCCCAAGATGTACGACGAGATCGTGCGCCTGGTCGCCGAACGCGCCCCCAAGCGGGACGAGTACCTCGCCACCGTCATCGACCAGGTCCAGGGCGACCTGCGCGGCGCCCGGATCACCGCGTCCGTCACCGGCCGGCCGAAGCACTACTACTCGGTCTACCAGAAGATGATCGTCCGGGGCCGGGACTTCGCCGAGATCTACGACCTGGTGGGCATCCGGGTCCTGGTCGACACCGTCCGCGACTGCTACGCGGCGCTGGGCACCATCCACGCGCGGTGGAACCCGGTGCCGGGGCGGTTCAAGGACTACATCGCGATGCCCAAGTTCAACATGTACCAGTCGCTGCACACCACGGTGATCGGTCCCGGGGGCAAGCCGGTCGAGCTGCAGATCCGCACCTTCGACATGCACCGCCGGGCCGAGTACGGCATCGCCGCGCACTGGAAGTACAAGCAGCGCGCGGTGGCCGGCGCCTCCAAGGTCCGCACCGACACCCCCACCCAGACCCGCAAGGACGACAAGGCCGGCGCCGTCAACGAGATGGCCTGGCTGCGGCAGCTGCTGGACTGGCAGAAGGAGACCGAGGACCCGAGCGAGTTCCTGGAGTCGCTGCGCTTCGACCTCTCCAACAACGAGGTCTTCGTCTTCACGCCCAAGGGCGACGTGATAGCGCTGCCGGCCGGTGCCACCCCGGTGGACTTCGCCTTCGCCGTCCACACCGAGGTCGGGTACCGCTGCATAGGGGCGCGGGTCAACGGGCGGCTGGTGCCGCTGGAGTCGACCCTGGAGAACGGCGACAGCGTCGAGGTCTTCACCTCCAAGGCGGAGAACGCCGGCCCCTCCCGGGACTGGCTGGGCTTCGTCAAGTCCCCGCGCGCCCGCAACAAGATCCGCGCCTGGTTCTCCAAGGAGCGCCGCGAGGAGGCGATCGAGCACGGCAAGGAGGCCATCGCCCGGGCGATGCGCAAGCAGGGCCTGCCGATCCAGCGGATCCTGACCGGCGACTCGCTGGTCACCCTGGCCCACGAGATGCGCTACCCGGACATCTCCTCGCTGTACGCGGCGATCGGCGAGGGCCACGTCGCCGCGCAGAACATCGTGCAGAAGCTGGTGCAGGCGCTCGGCGGCGAGGAGGGTGCCACCGAGGACCTGGCCGAGACGGCCACGCCGACGCACGACAACCGCCGGGCGGTGCGCCGCCGGGCCAAGGGCGATCCGGGCGTCATCGTCAAGGGCGTCGAGGACGTCTGGGTCAAGCTGTCGCGCTGCTGCACCCCGGTGCCGGGCGACCCGATCGTCGGCTTCGTCACCCGCGGCAACGGCGTCTCGGTGCACCGCGCCGACTGCGTCAACGTGGAGGCGCTCAGCCAGCAGCCCGAGCGGATGATCGAGGTCGAGTGGGCGGCCACCCAGTCGTCCGTCTTCCTGGTGGCCATCCAGGTCGAGGCGCTGGACCGCTCCCGGCTGCTCTCGGACGTCACCCGGGTCCTCTCAGACCAGCACGTCAACATCCTGTCGGCGGCGGTGCAGACCTCCCGCGACCGGGTGGCGATGAGCCGCTTCACCTTCGAGATGGGCGACCCGAAGCACCTCGGCCACGTCCTGAAGGCGGTCCGCGGCGTGGAGGGCGTCTACGACGTCTACCGGGTCACCTCGGCCCGCAAGTAG
- a CDS encoding adenine phosphoribosyltransferase — protein sequence MTTADTALAELLNSRIRDVPDYPKPGVLFKDIAPLLADAEAFAALTRALAERATALGATKVVGLEARGFVLAAPAAFAAGLGFVPIRKEGKLPGEVFRRSYELEYGSATLEVQCDAFAPGERVLVVDDVLATGGTIGASLDLVKEAGAELVGVVVLMELGFLDGRERLAGHLGGAPLETLVTV from the coding sequence GTGACCACCGCCGACACCGCCCTGGCCGAGCTGCTGAACAGCCGGATCCGGGACGTTCCGGACTACCCGAAGCCCGGTGTGCTGTTCAAGGACATCGCACCGCTGCTCGCCGACGCCGAGGCCTTCGCGGCCCTCACCCGGGCGCTGGCGGAGCGGGCGACGGCCCTCGGTGCGACCAAGGTGGTGGGCCTGGAGGCGCGCGGCTTCGTGCTGGCGGCCCCGGCGGCCTTCGCGGCCGGGCTCGGCTTCGTGCCGATCCGCAAGGAGGGCAAGCTGCCCGGCGAGGTGTTCCGGCGCTCGTACGAGCTGGAGTACGGCTCGGCGACGCTGGAGGTGCAGTGCGACGCCTTCGCACCCGGTGAGCGGGTGCTGGTGGTGGACGACGTGCTGGCCACCGGCGGGACGATCGGTGCCTCGCTGGACCTGGTCAAGGAGGCCGGCGCCGAGCTGGTGGGCGTCGTGGTGCTGATGGAGCTGGGCTTCCTGGACGGCCGCGAGCGGCTGGCCGGGCACCTGGGCGGCGCGCCGCTGGAGACGCTGGTCACGGTCTGA
- the secF gene encoding protein translocase subunit SecF: MSRFSNLGHRLYQGEVSFDFVGRRKLWYSISGVIVLVAAVGLAMGLKLGIEFKGGSVYTVAKPGLTISQTQDVVDKIVHSHPLVQSVDDGKKIRIQVSSEDQVSSAVFTDKLSKELSVPIAEIDTQVIGPSWGEQISDKALTGLIIFMVLVTVYLAIAFEWRMAVAALVALIHDLLITIGVYALVGFEVTPGTVIGFLTILGYSLYDTVVVFDTVKENAKGLTKQNKITYSEAANAGLNQTLVRSLNTTVVALLPVAALLFIGGGLLGAGTLNDISLALFIGLAAGAYSSICVATPLLAQLKEEQPEMKALAKRVAQRRAAEARNAAAEARGEAPEGEEIADGDLPAGMVGQRGRAAGASRAKGRPSTKR, encoded by the coding sequence GTGTCGCGCTTCTCCAATCTGGGTCACCGGCTCTACCAGGGCGAGGTCAGCTTCGACTTCGTCGGCCGCCGCAAGCTCTGGTACAGCATCTCCGGCGTGATCGTGCTGGTCGCCGCCGTCGGCCTGGCCATGGGCCTGAAACTCGGCATCGAGTTCAAGGGCGGCTCGGTCTACACCGTCGCCAAGCCGGGGCTGACCATCTCGCAGACGCAGGACGTGGTGGACAAGATCGTCCACTCGCACCCGCTGGTCCAGTCCGTGGACGACGGCAAGAAGATCCGCATCCAGGTCAGCTCCGAGGACCAGGTCTCCTCGGCGGTCTTCACCGACAAGCTGTCCAAGGAGCTCAGCGTCCCGATCGCGGAGATCGACACCCAGGTGATCGGCCCCAGCTGGGGTGAGCAGATCTCCGACAAGGCCCTCACCGGCCTGATCATCTTCATGGTCCTGGTGACGGTCTACCTGGCGATCGCCTTCGAGTGGCGGATGGCGGTGGCCGCCCTGGTCGCCCTCATCCACGACCTCCTGATCACCATCGGGGTGTACGCCCTGGTGGGCTTCGAGGTCACCCCCGGTACGGTGATCGGCTTCCTGACGATCCTCGGGTACTCGCTCTACGACACGGTCGTCGTCTTCGACACCGTGAAGGAGAACGCGAAGGGGCTCACCAAGCAGAACAAGATCACCTACAGCGAGGCGGCCAACGCGGGCCTCAACCAGACCCTGGTTCGCTCGCTGAACACCACGGTGGTCGCCCTGCTCCCGGTGGCGGCGCTGCTGTTCATCGGTGGCGGCCTCCTGGGCGCCGGCACGCTGAACGACATCTCGCTGGCCCTGTTCATCGGTCTCGCCGCCGGTGCCTACTCCTCGATCTGCGTCGCCACCCCGCTGCTCGCGCAGCTCAAGGAGGAGCAGCCGGAGATGAAGGCGCTGGCCAAGCGGGTCGCCCAGCGGCGGGCCGCGGAGGCCAGGAACGCCGCCGCGGAGGCGCGCGGCGAGGCCCCGGAGGGCGAGGAGATCGCCGACGGCGACCTGCCGGCGGGTATGGTCGGTCAGCGCGGCCGGGCGGCCGGCGCCTCGCGTGCCAAGGGCCGTCCGTCCACCAAGCGCTGA
- the secD gene encoding protein translocase subunit SecD: MATPKSRPRDGYPGRALALILVVTVGLVALMFGTGHTKPRLGIDLAGGTSITLSAKSTDPKAINKSNMDIATGIIEQRVNGMGVSEAEVQTQGDRNIIVNIPKGGDKQSAVDQVGTTAQLYFRPVLALAPSGVQAPAPSASPSASGSAAPSATPSATGTPAASAGAPSASATKQGRAVGEALAADATPTPAATGSASTAPSAPAAATPSAPAPTAPVNPDLSAAMTTGTVPPELAAEFAAVDCSKPEQRKNLQKSEGQPTVACTQKDERGIFYKLALGPVAVKGADVSKAQATIDTQQGAGWQVALQFNGRGTDAFTDVTGKLAAQPDPTNQFAIVLDGQVVSHPYVRNAIPGGSAVISGSFSQAEAQNLANVLSFGALPLEFTTDDVTTVSPQLGGDQLKAGLIAGLIGMVLVVLYSLVYYRGLGLVSIAGLIVSAILTYSIMSLLGAGIGFALNLPAVCGAIVAIGITADSFIVYFERIRDEVREGAPLRPAVQRAWPRARRTILVSDFVSFLCAAVLYLVSVGKVQGFAFTLGLTTALDVVVIFLFTKPLITLLARRKFFSDGHPWSGLDPKRLGARPPLRSTRRRSSSSSAAVKEA, translated from the coding sequence GTGGCAACACCCAAGTCGCGCCCGCGCGACGGTTACCCGGGGCGGGCTCTGGCCCTCATCCTGGTGGTCACCGTCGGACTGGTCGCCCTCATGTTCGGGACGGGCCACACCAAGCCCCGCCTGGGTATCGACCTCGCCGGCGGTACCAGCATCACCTTGAGCGCGAAGTCGACCGACCCCAAGGCGATCAACAAGTCCAACATGGACATCGCCACCGGGATCATCGAGCAGCGGGTCAACGGGATGGGCGTCTCCGAGGCGGAGGTCCAGACCCAGGGCGACCGGAACATCATCGTCAACATCCCCAAGGGTGGTGACAAGCAGAGCGCGGTCGACCAGGTCGGCACCACCGCGCAGCTCTACTTCCGCCCCGTCCTCGCCCTCGCCCCGAGCGGTGTCCAGGCCCCGGCCCCGAGCGCGTCCCCCTCGGCGAGCGGCAGCGCCGCCCCGAGCGCGACCCCCTCGGCCACCGGCACGCCCGCCGCGTCCGCCGGCGCCCCCAGCGCCAGTGCGACCAAGCAGGGCCGCGCCGTCGGTGAGGCGCTCGCCGCCGACGCCACCCCGACCCCGGCCGCCACCGGCAGCGCGAGCACCGCTCCGAGCGCGCCCGCCGCCGCGACCCCGAGCGCTCCCGCGCCCACCGCACCGGTCAACCCGGACCTCTCCGCCGCGATGACCACGGGCACCGTGCCGCCGGAGCTGGCCGCCGAGTTCGCCGCCGTCGACTGCTCCAAGCCCGAGCAGCGCAAGAACCTGCAGAAGTCCGAGGGGCAGCCGACCGTCGCCTGCACCCAGAAGGACGAGCGCGGGATCTTCTACAAGCTCGCCCTCGGCCCGGTCGCGGTGAAGGGCGCCGACGTCTCCAAGGCGCAGGCCACCATCGACACCCAGCAGGGTGCCGGCTGGCAGGTCGCGCTGCAGTTCAACGGCCGGGGCACCGACGCCTTCACCGACGTCACCGGCAAGCTCGCCGCCCAGCCGGACCCGACCAACCAGTTCGCCATCGTGCTGGACGGGCAGGTCGTCTCCCACCCGTACGTGCGCAACGCCATCCCCGGCGGCTCGGCCGTGATCTCCGGCAGCTTCAGCCAGGCGGAGGCGCAGAACCTCGCCAACGTGCTGAGCTTCGGCGCGCTGCCGCTGGAGTTCACCACGGACGACGTCACCACCGTCTCGCCGCAGCTCGGCGGCGACCAGCTGAAGGCGGGCCTGATCGCCGGCCTCATCGGCATGGTGCTGGTGGTCCTCTACTCGCTGGTCTACTACCGCGGCCTCGGCCTGGTCTCGATCGCGGGTCTGATCGTCTCGGCGATCCTGACCTACTCGATCATGAGCCTGCTCGGCGCGGGGATCGGCTTCGCGCTGAACCTGCCGGCCGTCTGCGGCGCGATCGTCGCGATCGGTATCACCGCGGACTCCTTCATCGTCTACTTCGAGCGCATCCGCGACGAGGTCCGCGAGGGCGCCCCGCTGCGCCCGGCGGTCCAGCGGGCCTGGCCGCGCGCCCGGCGCACCATCCTGGTGTCGGACTTCGTGTCCTTCCTCTGTGCCGCGGTGCTCTACCTGGTCTCGGTCGGCAAGGTGCAGGGCTTCGCGTTCACGCTGGGCCTGACCACCGCGCTCGACGTCGTGGTGATCTTCCTGTTCACCAAGCCGCTGATCACCCTGCTGGCCCGCCGGAAGTTCTTCTCCGACGGTCACCCGTGGTCGGGCCTGGACCCGAAGCGCCTGGGCGCCCGCCCGCCGCTGCGCAGCACCCGTCGTCGCAGCTCCTCCTCCTCTGCCGCCGTGAAGGAGGCCTGA
- the yajC gene encoding preprotein translocase subunit YajC → MNLIILLLPIIAIVLMFRSQKKRQQQQASMQTALEPGAGVRTIGGLYAQVKAVNEETVELEIAPGVVTHFTKSAVAAVLDPQEYDAIINGRPAVDELSEPEAEDADVEPVEDKPLTLTKDSADKGDVEGAGPATK, encoded by the coding sequence GTGAACCTCATCATCCTTCTCCTCCCGATCATCGCGATCGTGCTCATGTTCCGGTCGCAGAAGAAGCGCCAGCAGCAGCAGGCGAGCATGCAGACCGCGCTGGAGCCCGGGGCGGGAGTGCGCACCATCGGCGGCCTGTACGCCCAGGTGAAGGCGGTCAACGAGGAGACCGTCGAGCTGGAGATCGCGCCCGGCGTGGTCACCCACTTCACCAAGAGCGCGGTGGCGGCGGTCCTGGACCCGCAGGAGTACGACGCGATCATCAACGGTCGCCCCGCCGTGGACGAGCTGTCCGAGCCGGAGGCCGAGGACGCCGACGTCGAGCCGGTCGAGGACAAGCCGCTGACGCTCACCAAGGACAGCGCCGACAAGGGCGACGTCGAGGGCGCTGGTCCCGCGACCAAGTAG
- the ruvB gene encoding Holliday junction branch migration DNA helicase RuvB, with amino-acid sequence MSPYDSDPADRLVTAAADGEDQAVEAALRPKQLDEFIGQERVREQLSLVLQAARQRGTAPDHVLLSGPPGLGKTTLSMIIAAELGAPIRITSGPAIQHAGDLAAILSSLSEGEVLFLDEIHRMSRPAEEMLYMAMEDFRVDVIVGKGPGATAIPLELPPFTLVGATTRAGLLPPPLRDRFGFTGHMEFYAPAELERVVHRSAALLDVEIDPAGAAEIAGRSRGTPRIANRLLRRVRDFAQVRHDGVVTPEIAARALDVYEVDARGLDRLDRAVLDALLRLFGGGPVGLSTLAVAVGEESETVEEVAEPFLVREGLLARTPRGRIATAAAWQHLGLTPPVQTTRGAVPAQSELFPADEG; translated from the coding sequence ATGAGCCCGTACGACTCCGACCCGGCCGACCGGCTGGTGACGGCCGCCGCCGACGGCGAGGACCAGGCGGTCGAGGCGGCGCTGCGCCCCAAGCAGCTGGACGAGTTCATCGGCCAGGAGCGGGTGCGCGAGCAGCTGTCCCTGGTGCTGCAGGCCGCCCGGCAGCGCGGGACCGCGCCGGACCACGTGCTGCTCAGCGGTCCGCCCGGGCTCGGCAAGACCACTCTTTCCATGATCATCGCGGCCGAGCTGGGCGCCCCGATCCGGATCACCTCGGGCCCGGCCATCCAGCACGCCGGCGACCTGGCCGCGATCCTCTCCTCGCTCTCCGAGGGCGAGGTGCTCTTCCTGGACGAGATCCACCGGATGTCCCGGCCGGCGGAGGAGATGCTCTACATGGCGATGGAGGACTTCCGGGTCGACGTGATCGTCGGCAAGGGCCCGGGCGCCACCGCCATCCCGCTGGAGCTGCCGCCGTTCACGCTGGTCGGCGCGACCACCCGGGCCGGGCTGCTGCCGCCGCCGCTGCGCGACCGGTTCGGCTTCACCGGCCACATGGAGTTCTACGCGCCCGCCGAGCTGGAGCGGGTGGTGCACCGCTCGGCCGCCCTGCTGGACGTCGAGATCGACCCGGCCGGCGCCGCCGAGATCGCCGGCCGCTCCCGGGGCACCCCGCGGATCGCCAACCGGCTGCTGCGCCGGGTCCGCGACTTCGCGCAGGTCCGGCACGACGGGGTGGTCACCCCGGAGATCGCCGCCCGGGCGCTGGACGTCTACGAGGTGGACGCCCGCGGTCTGGACCGGCTGGACCGCGCGGTGCTGGACGCGCTGCTGCGCCTGTTCGGCGGCGGACCGGTCGGCCTGTCGACCCTGGCGGTCGCGGTGGGTGAGGAGTCCGAGACGGTCGAGGAGGTCGCCGAGCCGTTCCTGGTCCGCGAGGGCCTGCTGGCCCGGACCCCGCGCGGCCGGATCGCCACCGCCGCCGCGTGGCAGCACCTCGGCCTGACCCCGCCGGTTCAGACCACCAGGGGCGCGGTACCGGCCCAGTCGGAACTTTTCCCGGCGGACGAGGGCTGA